In one Variovorax sp. V213 genomic region, the following are encoded:
- the tnpB gene encoding IS66 family insertion sequence element accessory protein TnpB (TnpB, as the term is used for proteins encoded by IS66 family insertion elements, is considered an accessory protein, since TnpC, encoded by a neighboring gene, is a DDE family transposase.), translating to MTEQYAELRGRLVVGRKTDGRSVYDEAAKKELIVACLKQRASVARMAMEHGVNTNLLRTWIAAYQRRSAQVPAGDIARMQDAAFVAVRVEGEQDQPQRVPRRERAVAVPAVAHTPATAVAVIPDESSLAAPTPMVGLQVRLPNGAQLDLGETSLQELPTLVQMLSRLPCSASTKRLHRKPVDFRLNINGLAEQALGPDPFASCACVFSNRRRDRVKILGWERNGFWLLLKRLEKDRFIWPSAEAVPTLTAEQLHWLLEGIDMAVVQRHSRLRYSSVA from the coding sequence ATGACAGAGCAGTACGCAGAGTTGAGAGGCCGGTTGGTTGTGGGACGCAAGACTGACGGTCGCAGCGTCTACGACGAAGCCGCCAAGAAGGAATTGATCGTTGCCTGCCTCAAGCAGAGAGCGTCAGTGGCACGCATGGCGATGGAGCACGGTGTCAACACGAACCTGCTGAGGACGTGGATCGCGGCTTACCAGCGGCGAAGCGCCCAGGTGCCCGCGGGCGACATCGCGCGAATGCAAGATGCGGCATTCGTTGCCGTGCGTGTAGAGGGTGAACAAGATCAGCCTCAGCGAGTGCCTCGGCGCGAGCGCGCGGTGGCTGTGCCCGCGGTAGCCCACACACCTGCTACGGCCGTGGCGGTGATCCCGGATGAGAGTTCCTTGGCGGCACCGACCCCGATGGTCGGGTTGCAGGTGCGCCTGCCCAACGGCGCGCAGCTCGACCTCGGTGAGACAAGCTTGCAGGAATTGCCGACGCTGGTGCAGATGTTGAGCCGACTGCCATGTTCCGCTTCGACGAAGCGGCTGCATCGCAAGCCGGTGGACTTCCGGCTGAACATCAACGGCCTGGCGGAACAGGCCCTGGGCCCGGACCCGTTCGCCTCGTGCGCGTGCGTGTTCAGCAACCGGCGGCGCGACCGGGTGAAGATCCTGGGTTGGGAGCGCAACGGCTTCTGGCTGCTGCTCAAGCGCCTGGAGAAGGACCGGTTCATCTGGCCCTCGGCCGAGGCAGTTCCCACGCTGACGGCCGAACAGCTGCACTGGTTGCTGGAGGGCATCGACATGGCGGTGGTGCAACGCCACTCCCGTCTGCGCTATTCCAGCGTGGCCTGA
- a CDS encoding pirin-like C-terminal cupin domain-containing protein, giving the protein MRLCASWWAGRPRRACASSSRNCPSSLRGPGIHKLHCCCFRPKNHGLIRKTEAWWAGTAMCAASASARSARRWWRSPVAPHIIDKGIPTAVLVLSGVDSKPLAVYGPFIMNTRRELEQAFDRYHKGEMGRVSPLPQA; this is encoded by the coding sequence ATGCGTTTGTGCGCATCGTGGTGGGCGGGGCGCCCGCGCCGGGCGTGCGCAAGCAGTTCAAGGAATTGCCCATCGAGTTTGCGCGGCCCGGGCATTCATAAGTTGCATTGCTGCTGCTTCAGGCCAAAGAACCATGGCTTGATTCGGAAAACCGAAGCTTGGTGGGCGGGTACCGCTATGTGCGCGGCAAGTGCGTCTGCACGAAGTGCGAGACGCTGGTGGAGGTCGCCCGTCGCCCCGCACATCATCGACAAGGGCATCCCGACGGCTGTGCTCGTGCTGTCCGGGGTGGATTCGAAGCCGTTGGCCGTCTACGGCCCCTTCATCATGAATACTCGGCGCGAACTCGAACAGGCGTTCGATCGCTATCACAAAGGCGAGATGGGCCGAGTTTCACCCTTGCCACAAGCCTGA
- a CDS encoding DeoR/GlpR family DNA-binding transcription regulator: MRKTAGAEARALRLAKMQELVEAGGPLPIKQAAQRLDVTEMTIRRDLSAADSPLTALGGYVLATTLPGGDRYSLDEASDQHAAHKRAACERAAEWVQAHDSLFIDCGTTMVHFAEALPPDIPLSVVCYSTNIASILSRRPNTQLMLMGGLYHASSATYFSDEGLQYLNRLGVNKAFISAGGLDLERGASCSNFHEVPVKQAAIRSASESFLIVDESKLNRLRPAFFSPLDAFVRIVVGGAPAPGVRKQFKELPIEFARPGHS; this comes from the coding sequence ATGCGAAAGACCGCCGGCGCCGAGGCCCGGGCCTTGCGACTTGCCAAGATGCAGGAGCTCGTCGAGGCCGGCGGACCGTTGCCGATCAAGCAGGCCGCGCAGCGGCTGGACGTGACGGAGATGACGATCCGCCGCGACCTGTCGGCCGCCGATTCACCGCTCACCGCCCTCGGCGGCTACGTGCTTGCGACCACGCTGCCGGGGGGCGACAGGTACTCGCTCGACGAAGCCAGTGACCAGCACGCGGCGCACAAGCGCGCGGCCTGCGAGCGCGCCGCCGAATGGGTGCAGGCGCACGACAGCCTGTTCATCGACTGCGGCACCACCATGGTCCATTTCGCGGAGGCGTTGCCGCCCGACATACCGCTGAGCGTGGTGTGTTACTCCACGAACATTGCGTCGATCCTGAGCCGCCGGCCGAACACGCAGCTGATGCTGATGGGCGGGCTGTACCACGCGTCGTCGGCCACGTACTTTTCCGACGAGGGGCTGCAATATCTCAATCGGCTGGGCGTGAACAAGGCCTTCATTTCAGCCGGCGGACTGGACTTGGAGCGTGGCGCGAGCTGCTCCAATTTTCATGAAGTGCCGGTGAAGCAGGCCGCGATCCGCAGCGCGTCGGAGAGCTTTCTGATCGTGGATGAAAGCAAGCTCAATCGCCTGCGGCCCGCTTTCTTCAGTCCGCTCGATGCGTTTGTGCGCATCGTGGTGGGCGGGGCGCCCGCGCCGGGCGTGCGCAAGCAGTTCAAGGAATTGCCCATCGAGTTTGCGCGGCCCGGGCATTCATAA
- the deoC gene encoding deoxyribose-phosphate aldolase, which produces MNSTSLVRASGAVRARPVSPAAAASPPAAANAAAAAPANKPHPIARNTAQPFDAGWFDNLRVNLSAAERRVATLPGRRSVKKDAQAGWLLKAISCIDLTTLNGDDTAERVRRLCAKAVAPVRPDLLAALGFADRTLHTGAVCVYHRFVATAVEALAGTGIPVAAVSTGFPAGLIPHELKLKEIEASVRDGAAEIDIVITREHVLTSQWRRLYDEMRDFRLAAGDAHVKAILATGELRTLRNVAKASMVCMMAGADFIKTSTGKEGVNATPLVTLVMLRMIRQYEARTGFRVGYKPAGGVSTAKTALDYQVLMKEELGRAWLEPDLFRIGASTLLADIERQLEHHVTGRYSAFHRHPIG; this is translated from the coding sequence ATGAATTCCACTTCCCTCGTTCGTGCCAGCGGCGCGGTGCGCGCACGCCCCGTCTCGCCCGCCGCGGCTGCATCGCCGCCGGCTGCCGCCAACGCCGCCGCAGCGGCGCCCGCCAACAAGCCGCACCCCATCGCACGCAACACCGCGCAGCCTTTCGATGCCGGCTGGTTCGACAACCTCCGCGTCAACCTCTCGGCCGCCGAACGCCGCGTGGCCACGCTGCCCGGCCGCCGCTCGGTCAAGAAGGACGCGCAGGCCGGCTGGCTGCTCAAAGCCATCAGCTGCATCGACCTGACCACGCTCAATGGCGACGACACGGCCGAGCGCGTGCGCCGGCTGTGCGCCAAGGCCGTGGCCCCCGTGCGCCCCGACCTGCTGGCCGCGCTGGGCTTTGCGGACCGCACGCTGCACACCGGCGCGGTCTGCGTCTATCACCGCTTCGTGGCCACGGCCGTCGAGGCGCTCGCGGGCACCGGCATTCCGGTGGCGGCGGTGTCCACCGGCTTTCCGGCCGGGCTGATTCCGCACGAGCTCAAGCTCAAAGAGATCGAGGCCTCGGTGCGCGACGGCGCGGCCGAGATCGACATCGTCATCACGCGCGAACACGTGCTCACCAGCCAGTGGCGCAGGCTCTACGACGAGATGCGCGACTTCCGCCTCGCGGCCGGCGACGCGCATGTGAAGGCCATCCTCGCGACGGGCGAACTCAGGACGCTGCGCAACGTGGCCAAGGCCTCGATGGTCTGCATGATGGCCGGGGCCGATTTCATCAAGACCTCCACCGGCAAGGAAGGCGTGAACGCCACGCCGCTGGTCACGCTGGTGATGCTGCGCATGATCCGCCAGTACGAGGCCCGCACGGGTTTTCGCGTGGGCTACAAGCCCGCCGGCGGCGTCTCCACCGCCAAGACCGCGCTCGACTACCAGGTGCTCATGAAGGAAGAGCTGGGCCGCGCCTGGCTCGAGCCCGACCTGTTCCGCATCGGCGCCTCCACCTTGCTGGCCGACATCGAGCGCCAGCTGGAACACCACGTCACGGGCCGCTACTCGGCCTTCCACCGCCACCCGATCGGATGA
- a CDS encoding aldehyde dehydrogenase family protein yields MSSNSSVARYFDTMDYGPAPESDTDARQWLACHAQGFGHFINGRFTAASAGPHFETAEPATGQRLARIAQGSAQDVDAAVAAARAAQAGWLALGGHGRARHLYALARMVQRHARLLAVVEALDNGKPIRETRDLDVPLVARHFYHHAGWAQLQEREFADQVPLGVIGQIIPWNFPLLMLAWKIAPALALGNTVVLKPAEFTPLSALLFAELAAEAGLPAGVLNVVTGDGDTGAALVAHEGVDKIAFTGSTDVGRLIREATAGSGKSLTLELGGKSPFIVFDDADIDAAVEGVVDAIWFNQGQVCCAGSRLLLQEGIAADFIERLKRRMQSLRVGLPLDKAIDIGSLIDPSQLERVRSLVATGVREGAACYQPPGALPAGGSFFPPTLLTGVHPASTVATEEIFGPVLVTMTFRTPDEAVALANNTRYGLAASVWSETIGLALGIAPQLQAGVVWVNATNLFDAGVGFGGYRESGYGREGGREGCYEYLKPRAWAGRRPRSASAAAQAANEADTAPAGAGLPAIDRTAKLFIGGKQVRPDGELSHPVFSAAGHRLGEAGTGNRKDIRNAVAAARAAAGWSSATPHRRAQALYYLAENLSARAGEFAARLASLTGAAARAAQAEVDAAVSRLFAYGAWADKYEGTVHVPPLRGVALATVEPIGVVGVVCPDEAPLLSFVSLLAPLLAMGNRTVIVPSEKHPLIATDFYQVLETSDLPAGVVNLVTGPAASLAQTLAEHDDVDALWVFGAKELSRMAERLSVGNLKRTLVDHGLATDWHEGAAAEGPLFLRHATQVKNIWIPYGE; encoded by the coding sequence ATGAGCAGCAACAGCAGCGTCGCACGCTATTTCGACACCATGGACTACGGCCCCGCGCCCGAGAGCGACACCGACGCCCGCCAATGGCTCGCATGCCACGCCCAGGGCTTCGGCCACTTCATCAACGGCCGCTTCACCGCCGCGTCGGCCGGCCCGCATTTCGAGACCGCCGAACCGGCCACCGGCCAGCGGCTCGCCCGCATCGCCCAGGGATCGGCGCAGGACGTGGATGCCGCCGTCGCCGCGGCGCGCGCCGCGCAGGCCGGCTGGCTGGCGCTCGGCGGCCACGGCCGCGCGCGGCACCTGTACGCCCTGGCGCGCATGGTGCAGCGCCATGCGCGGCTGCTCGCGGTGGTCGAGGCGCTGGACAACGGCAAGCCGATCCGCGAGACCCGCGACCTCGACGTGCCGCTGGTGGCGCGCCACTTCTATCACCATGCCGGCTGGGCGCAGCTGCAGGAGCGCGAGTTCGCCGACCAGGTGCCGCTGGGCGTGATCGGCCAGATCATTCCCTGGAACTTCCCGCTGCTGATGCTGGCCTGGAAGATCGCGCCCGCGCTCGCGCTGGGCAACACGGTGGTGCTCAAGCCCGCGGAGTTCACGCCGCTCAGCGCGCTGCTGTTCGCCGAACTGGCCGCAGAGGCCGGCCTGCCCGCGGGCGTGCTGAACGTGGTGACCGGCGACGGCGACACGGGCGCCGCGCTGGTGGCGCACGAAGGTGTCGACAAGATCGCCTTCACCGGCTCGACCGACGTGGGCCGCCTGATCCGCGAGGCCACCGCGGGCTCGGGCAAGTCGCTCACGCTGGAGCTGGGCGGCAAGTCGCCCTTCATCGTGTTCGACGACGCCGACATCGATGCCGCGGTGGAAGGCGTGGTCGACGCCATCTGGTTCAACCAGGGCCAGGTGTGCTGCGCCGGTTCGCGGCTGCTGCTGCAGGAAGGCATTGCGGCCGACTTCATCGAGCGCCTCAAACGCCGCATGCAGAGCCTGCGGGTGGGCCTGCCGCTGGACAAGGCGATCGACATCGGCAGCCTGATCGATCCCTCGCAGCTCGAGCGCGTGCGGTCGCTGGTGGCCACCGGCGTGCGCGAAGGCGCGGCCTGCTACCAGCCGCCGGGCGCGCTGCCCGCGGGCGGCAGCTTCTTTCCGCCCACGCTGCTGACGGGCGTGCACCCGGCCTCCACCGTCGCGACCGAGGAGATCTTCGGCCCTGTGCTGGTGACGATGACCTTCCGCACGCCCGACGAGGCCGTGGCACTGGCCAACAACACGCGCTACGGGCTCGCGGCCAGCGTATGGAGCGAGACCATCGGCCTCGCGCTGGGCATCGCGCCGCAGCTGCAGGCCGGCGTGGTGTGGGTCAATGCGACCAACCTGTTTGACGCGGGCGTGGGCTTCGGCGGCTACCGCGAATCGGGCTACGGCCGCGAGGGCGGACGCGAAGGCTGCTACGAATACCTGAAGCCGCGCGCATGGGCCGGGCGCAGGCCGCGTTCGGCCTCCGCGGCGGCCCAGGCCGCGAATGAGGCGGACACGGCGCCGGCCGGCGCGGGGCTTCCGGCCATCGACCGCACGGCCAAGCTGTTCATCGGCGGCAAGCAGGTGCGCCCCGACGGCGAACTCTCGCACCCCGTGTTCTCCGCCGCCGGCCACCGGCTCGGCGAGGCGGGCACCGGCAACCGCAAGGACATCCGCAATGCCGTCGCCGCCGCGCGCGCCGCCGCGGGCTGGTCGAGCGCCACGCCGCACCGCCGCGCCCAGGCGCTCTACTACCTGGCGGAAAACCTCTCGGCACGCGCCGGCGAATTCGCCGCGCGCCTCGCGAGCCTGACCGGCGCGGCCGCGCGCGCCGCGCAGGCCGAGGTCGACGCCGCCGTGAGCCGCCTCTTCGCCTACGGGGCGTGGGCCGACAAGTACGAAGGCACAGTGCATGTGCCGCCGCTGCGCGGCGTGGCCCTGGCCACCGTGGAGCCCATCGGGGTGGTCGGCGTGGTGTGCCCCGACGAGGCGCCGCTCTTGTCCTTCGTGAGCCTGCTCGCGCCGCTGCTCGCCATGGGCAACCGCACGGTGATCGTGCCGAGCGAGAAGCATCCGCTGATTGCCACCGACTTCTACCAGGTGCTCGAAACCTCCGACCTGCCGGCCGGTGTCGTCAACCTCGTGACCGGCCCCGCTGCCAGCCTCGCGCAGACGCTGGCCGAGCACGACGACGTCGATGCGCTGTGGGTCTTCGGCGCGAAGGAGCTGTCGCGCATGGCCGAGCGGCTCTCGGTCGGCAACCTCAAGCGCACGCTGGTCGATCACGGCCTGGCCACCGACTGGCACGAGGGCGCAGCCGCCGAGGGCCCGCTGTTCCTGCGGCATGCCACCCAGGTCAAGAACATCTGGATTCCCTATGGCGAATGA
- a CDS encoding RbsD/FucU family protein has translation MLKSIHPLLNADVLYALRAMGHGDELVLCDANFPADSVARQTTLGRLLRIDGVGTTEAARAILSVLPLDNAVDDPARRMEIMGQPGEIPPVQQEMQREIDAAEGRVRPLGSIERFAFYEAARRAYCVIATGERRFYGCFIFKKGVLAPQD, from the coding sequence ATGCTGAAGTCCATCCATCCGCTGCTCAATGCCGACGTGCTGTATGCCCTGCGCGCCATGGGCCATGGCGACGAGCTGGTGCTGTGCGATGCCAACTTTCCGGCCGATTCGGTCGCGCGCCAGACCACGCTGGGCCGGCTGCTGCGCATCGACGGCGTGGGCACCACCGAGGCGGCGCGCGCCATCCTGTCGGTGCTGCCGCTCGACAACGCCGTGGACGATCCGGCACGCCGGATGGAAATCATGGGCCAGCCGGGCGAGATCCCTCCGGTGCAGCAGGAAATGCAGCGCGAGATCGACGCGGCCGAGGGGCGCGTGCGCCCGCTGGGCTCGATCGAACGCTTCGCCTTCTACGAAGCCGCGCGCCGCGCCTACTGCGTGATCGCCACCGGCGAGCGCCGCTTCTACGGCTGCTTCATCTTCAAAAAGGGCGTGCTCGCGCCGCAGGACTGA
- the rbsK gene encoding ribokinase has protein sequence MTVVTSRQHGVAVLGIFVADLAFRAASLPGVGQTIAGSGFAMGPGGKGSNQAVAAARAGAGVTFISKLGQDAFGNDALALWSREGITPRAPQVTAQPTGAAFIYVHEVTGDNAIIVVPGAAALIDAADVDAAADAIRGARVFVTQLEQPAAAALRALEIARKAGTVTVFNPAPALPFDDALYALCDYITPNEHEAAALSGMPVETIEDARRAGDFFLAKGVGCALITLGDKGALLHSAGGSEHIPVFHAGAVKETAGAGDAFNGGFAAALAEGATAREAARFGAAVAAISVTRAGTAPSMPTRAEVDALLGRAA, from the coding sequence ATGACCGTCGTCACTTCCAGGCAGCACGGCGTGGCCGTGCTCGGCATCTTCGTCGCCGACCTCGCATTCCGCGCGGCCAGCCTTCCGGGCGTGGGCCAGACCATCGCCGGCTCGGGCTTCGCGATGGGCCCGGGCGGCAAGGGATCGAACCAGGCCGTGGCGGCCGCGCGCGCGGGCGCCGGGGTGACGTTCATCTCCAAGCTGGGACAGGACGCCTTCGGCAACGACGCGCTCGCCCTGTGGTCGCGCGAAGGCATCACGCCGCGCGCGCCGCAGGTGACGGCGCAGCCCACGGGCGCGGCATTCATCTACGTGCACGAGGTCACCGGCGACAACGCCATCATCGTGGTGCCGGGCGCGGCCGCGCTGATCGATGCGGCCGACGTGGATGCCGCCGCCGATGCGATCCGCGGCGCGCGCGTGTTCGTCACCCAGCTCGAGCAGCCGGCCGCCGCCGCGCTGCGCGCACTGGAGATTGCGCGCAAGGCCGGCACAGTCACCGTGTTCAACCCCGCGCCCGCCTTGCCCTTCGACGATGCGCTCTACGCGCTGTGCGACTACATCACGCCCAACGAGCACGAGGCCGCGGCCCTGAGCGGCATGCCCGTCGAAACCATCGAGGACGCGCGCCGCGCGGGCGACTTCTTCCTCGCCAAGGGCGTGGGTTGCGCGCTCATCACGCTCGGCGACAAGGGCGCCCTGCTGCACAGCGCCGGCGGCTCCGAGCACATTCCGGTGTTCCACGCCGGCGCGGTGAAGGAAACCGCCGGCGCGGGCGACGCCTTCAACGGCGGCTTTGCGGCCGCGCTGGCCGAAGGCGCCACCGCCCGCGAGGCGGCACGCTTCGGCGCGGCGGTGGCGGCCATCTCGGTGACGCGTGCCGGCACGGCGCCCTCGATGCCCACGCGCGCCGAGGTCGATGCGCTGCTGGGCCGCGCCGCCTGA
- a CDS encoding ABC transporter permease — MKLTFSDRELNFLVGINVLILVVATVLSKGDFLDVYNFQSMGGQLPELGLLAMGVALSMISGNGGIDLSGVALANLAGVVAATLAPQLASPDVSPWLYTGWFAAIALATGLAGGLLNGLLIAKAGLTPILCTLGTQLLYTGVAVVLTGGSSLRVGNAEALSAIGNEMVLGVPIPFAIFLTMLLAVGWLLRQSPFGIRLFLLGTNSKAARYAGISQARMLVATYALCGFLAAVAGVIIAARTASVKSDYGNSYLLIAILITVMAGVRPQGGYGRMVCLFFSAVALQLLSSTFNLLGISNFFRDCAWGLLLLFFLAYGRFGLHDLRVFLSTTRASAPPHQLPPGAAQRNSEG, encoded by the coding sequence ATGAAGCTCACGTTTTCAGACCGCGAACTCAACTTCCTGGTCGGCATCAACGTCCTCATCCTCGTGGTGGCGACGGTGCTCTCCAAGGGCGACTTCCTGGATGTCTACAACTTCCAGTCCATGGGCGGCCAGCTGCCCGAACTCGGCCTGCTGGCCATGGGCGTGGCGCTGTCGATGATCTCCGGCAACGGCGGCATCGACCTGTCGGGCGTGGCGCTGGCCAACCTCGCGGGCGTGGTGGCCGCCACGCTCGCACCGCAGCTGGCCTCGCCCGACGTGTCGCCCTGGCTCTACACCGGCTGGTTCGCCGCCATCGCGCTGGCGACGGGCCTGGCCGGCGGGCTGCTCAACGGCCTGCTCATCGCGAAGGCAGGCCTCACGCCGATCCTCTGCACGCTGGGCACGCAGCTGCTCTACACCGGCGTCGCCGTGGTGCTCACGGGGGGCTCCAGCCTGCGCGTGGGCAATGCCGAGGCGCTCTCCGCCATCGGCAACGAGATGGTGCTGGGCGTGCCGATCCCGTTCGCGATCTTCCTGACCATGCTGCTGGCCGTCGGCTGGCTGCTGCGGCAGAGTCCCTTCGGCATCCGCCTGTTCCTGCTCGGCACCAACTCCAAGGCGGCGCGCTACGCCGGCATTTCGCAGGCCCGCATGCTGGTCGCGACCTATGCGCTGTGCGGATTCCTCGCGGCCGTGGCCGGCGTGATCATCGCCGCGCGCACCGCGAGCGTGAAGTCGGACTACGGCAACTCCTACCTGCTGATCGCCATCCTCATCACGGTGATGGCAGGGGTGCGGCCGCAAGGGGGCTACGGACGCATGGTGTGCCTGTTCTTCTCGGCGGTGGCGCTGCAGCTGCTGTCGAGCACCTTCAACCTGCTGGGCATTTCCAACTTCTTCCGCGACTGCGCCTGGGGCCTGCTGCTGCTGTTCTTCCTGGCGTACGGGCGCTTCGGCCTGCACGACCTGCGCGTCTTTCTTTCCACCACGCGCGCCAGCGCACCGCCGCACCAGCTCCCTCCTGGCGCGGCGCAAAGGAATTCCGAGGGCTAG
- a CDS encoding substrate-binding domain-containing protein produces the protein MLKKTKIACTVLALTAVAFASALHAQGKPQDIVTVVKITGISWFNRMEVGVKEFGASTPGVATRQIGPAQSDAAQQQRLVEDLVAKKVDAIAVVSMDPPTLEPVLKRAMERGIKVVTHEADNQKNTMVDIEAFDNTAYGARINERLAACMGQQGKWTSLVGSLGSQSQVQWADGGASNAKKYPKMALVDAKNESLNDAEKAYGKAKEMLRKHPDLKGFQGSSSLDVLGIGRAVEEAGLQGKVCVFGTGLPSEAAKFLESGAVGGIAFWDPKDAGLVMNKAAKMLIDGKTIADGADMGVPGYNKVSVKKGPGVGIVVTGQAWVEVDKQNYKKYAF, from the coding sequence ATGCTGAAGAAAACCAAGATCGCCTGCACCGTGCTCGCACTCACCGCCGTGGCCTTCGCCTCGGCACTGCATGCGCAGGGCAAGCCGCAAGACATCGTCACCGTGGTCAAGATCACGGGCATCAGCTGGTTCAACCGCATGGAAGTGGGCGTGAAGGAATTCGGCGCGAGCACGCCCGGCGTGGCCACGCGCCAGATCGGCCCGGCGCAGTCGGACGCCGCGCAGCAGCAGCGCCTGGTGGAAGACCTGGTGGCCAAGAAGGTCGACGCCATCGCCGTGGTGTCGATGGATCCGCCCACCCTGGAGCCGGTGCTCAAGCGCGCGATGGAGCGCGGCATCAAGGTCGTGACCCACGAGGCCGACAACCAGAAGAACACCATGGTCGACATCGAGGCCTTCGACAACACGGCCTACGGCGCGCGCATCAACGAGCGCCTGGCGGCCTGCATGGGCCAGCAGGGCAAGTGGACCTCGCTGGTCGGCTCGCTGGGCAGCCAGTCGCAGGTGCAGTGGGCCGACGGCGGCGCCTCGAACGCGAAGAAGTACCCCAAGATGGCGCTGGTCGACGCCAAGAACGAATCGCTCAACGATGCCGAGAAGGCCTACGGCAAGGCCAAGGAAATGCTGCGCAAGCACCCCGACCTGAAGGGCTTCCAGGGCTCGTCCTCGCTCGACGTGCTGGGCATCGGCCGCGCGGTGGAAGAAGCGGGCCTGCAGGGCAAGGTCTGCGTCTTCGGCACCGGGCTGCCGAGCGAGGCGGCCAAGTTCCTCGAGTCGGGCGCGGTCGGCGGCATCGCCTTCTGGGATCCGAAGGACGCCGGCCTCGTCATGAACAAGGCGGCCAAGATGCTGATCGACGGCAAGACCATCGCCGACGGCGCCGACATGGGCGTGCCGGGCTACAACAAGGTCTCGGTCAAGAAGGGTCCTGGCGTCGGCATCGTCGTCACGGGCCAGGCCTGGGTCGAGGTCGACAAGCAGAACTACAAGAAGTACGCCTTCTGA
- a CDS encoding sugar ABC transporter ATP-binding protein has translation MTLAAPFTHAPAAPAGRRVFLEVQDVHKRFAGVYALRGIDLTIEAGEIYHLLGENGCGKSTLIKIISGAQPPSQGRIVIDGTPHDALSPLQALTLGIETVYQDLSLLPNMNVAENVALSEQLVNTGGKLARRFDRKAVADTAVRALETVKLPTDAAFLARRVDELPIATRQLVAIARAVATRARMVIMDEPTTSLTQKEVDNLVRVVEALRAQGVAVLFVSHKLDECMAMGGQAIVFRDGTKVAQGPIKGFTKAELSHWMTGKQLDGARYRHRSHDGDTLLKVEALGRGTQFSDVGFTLHKGEILGITGLLDSGRNELALALAGVQAADRGRISLAAEEITLKTPADGIRQGIGYVPEDRLSEGLFLDKPIRDNIVTAVLSRLRGRFGALDARQCQALAERTVTDLQIATPDVDRPVQSLSGGNQQRVLIGRWLAIDPRVLILHGPTVGVDVGSKDTIYRIVQRLAEQGLGVILVSDDLQELLQNCDRILLMRKGRVAHDFDAQGLAESELYRALVSDTPSPAFS, from the coding sequence ATGACGCTTGCAGCGCCCTTCACGCACGCTCCGGCCGCGCCGGCGGGGCGCCGCGTCTTTCTCGAAGTGCAGGACGTGCACAAGCGCTTCGCGGGCGTGTACGCGCTGCGCGGCATCGACCTGACGATCGAGGCCGGCGAGATCTACCACCTGCTCGGCGAGAACGGTTGCGGCAAGAGCACGCTGATCAAGATCATCTCCGGCGCGCAGCCGCCGAGCCAGGGCCGCATCGTGATCGACGGCACGCCGCACGATGCGCTGTCGCCGCTTCAGGCGCTCACGCTCGGCATCGAGACGGTGTACCAGGACCTGTCCCTGTTGCCGAACATGAACGTGGCCGAAAACGTCGCGCTCAGCGAGCAGCTGGTGAACACCGGCGGCAAGCTGGCGCGCCGCTTCGACCGCAAGGCCGTCGCGGACACGGCCGTGCGTGCGCTGGAGACGGTGAAGCTGCCGACCGATGCCGCCTTCCTGGCGCGCCGCGTCGACGAACTGCCCATTGCCACGCGCCAGCTGGTGGCCATCGCGCGGGCCGTGGCCACGCGCGCACGCATGGTCATCATGGACGAACCCACCACCTCGCTCACGCAGAAGGAGGTGGACAACCTCGTGCGCGTGGTCGAGGCCCTGCGCGCACAGGGCGTGGCGGTGCTGTTCGTGAGCCACAAGCTCGACGAGTGCATGGCCATGGGCGGCCAGGCGATCGTGTTCCGCGACGGTACCAAGGTCGCCCAGGGGCCGATCAAGGGTTTCACCAAGGCCGAGCTTTCGCACTGGATGACCGGCAAGCAGCTCGACGGCGCGCGCTACCGCCATCGCTCGCACGACGGCGACACGCTGCTGAAAGTCGAGGCGCTGGGCCGGGGCACGCAGTTCAGCGACGTGGGCTTCACGCTGCACAAGGGCGAGATCCTGGGCATCACCGGACTGCTCGATTCGGGGCGCAACGAGCTGGCGCTGGCGCTCGCGGGCGTGCAGGCCGCCGACCGCGGCCGCATCTCGCTCGCAGCGGAGGAGATCACGCTGAAGACGCCGGCCGATGGCATTCGCCAGGGCATCGGCTATGTGCCCGAAGACCGGCTCAGCGAAGGCCTCTTTCTCGACAAGCCGATCCGCGACAACATCGTCACGGCCGTGCTCAGCCGCCTGCGCGGGCGCTTCGGCGCGCTCGATGCGCGCCAGTGCCAGGCGCTGGCCGAACGCACGGTGACCGACCTGCAGATCGCCACGCCCGACGTGGACCGACCGGTGCAGTCGCTCTCGGGCGGCAACCAGCAGCGCGTGCTGATTGGCCGCTGGCTCGCCATCGATCCGCGCGTGCTGATCCTGCACGGCCCGACCGTGGGCGTGGACGTGGGCTCGAAAGACACCATCTACCGCATCGTGCAGCGACTGGCCGAGCAGGGGCTGGGCGTGATCCTCGTCAGCGACGACCTGCAGGAGCTGCTGCAGAACTGCGACCGCATCCTGCTGATGCGCAAGGGCCGCGTCGCCCACGACTTCGATGCGCAAGGGCTGGCCGAAAGCGAGCTGTACCGTGCGCTGGTTTCAGACACTCCCTCCCCCGCATTCTCATGA